TTGtctgggggtgacatggctcaggcagtaagagcagtcatctggcagtcggagggttgccggttcgatcccctgcccgggctgtgtcgaagtgtccctgggcaagacacttaacccccaaacgctcctgacgagctggtcggtgccttgcttggcagccaattgccgttggtgtgtgagtgtgtgtatgaatgggtgaatgagaagcatcagttgtacagcgctttggataaaggcgctatataaatgccaaccatttaccatttaccatttgtcacTGGGAATGATACTTGTAGGGtaattaaatgataaaataaaacaatgaccaAAGTAAAAAGGGGAACCATTAACAACTAGGGGGGAAAAAGTTCATCCATTTGATTGTCGTAttgtgataaataaataaaaaagacttaACCAGGACTGTCCAATtgagattaaaaatatttttcaagagtGACCTGTTTTAGAGTGTGATCTCATTATAATCTCCCACAGTATTTATTTTAGCTCACCTGCACACTTTGTTTACATTTCTGAGCTAAAAGATATGCACTGTATCAGCACAGTTTAATGTGAAAATAACCTGAAATAGAAATGAAAGAAGGCAAAAGAGACGATCGAGCTTGTTCCAGGCGTGTGCTCTGTGCTTCAGTACGCTGCCAAAGAGTACCAGCAAGCCCTGGACATCCTGGACATGGAGGAGCCGGCCAGCCGGAGGCTGCTGGACCGGACTGTGAAGGAGGAGGCCGGGCTCCGTGAGGCCAGCCAGGACTGGGGCATGTCCActgcgtctgtgagtgtgagctctGCACTGCGCCACTGCACTGCGTCTGAGTGTGAGcgctccactgtgtttgagtgtgagctCTCCActgcgtctgtgagtgtgaacTCTCCACTGCGccactgtactgcactgtgtctatgAGGGTGAGGTctccactgtgtctgtgtgtgagctctccactgtgtctgtgagtgtgagctctgcactgcgtctgtgagtgtgaacTCTACTGTGTCACTGCACTGTCTGTGAGCTCTCCCCTGCGCCActgcactgtctgtgtgtgagctctccACTGCATCTGTGAGTGTGAACTCTCCACTGTGCCACTgcactgtgtcagtgtgtaagcTCTCCActgcgtctgtgagtgtgaactctccactgtgtctgtgagtgtgaactCTCCACTGCgccactgcactgtgtctgtgtgtgagctctccACTGCGTCTGAGTGTGAGCTCtctgtggtgttgtgacagATTTCACACAGCAGTATTGCTTATTTAATATATCGCTTGCGTGTTCAGCCGATGCTTTTGTCACGAATGACCtgaattgtttattattttatagcattataaagaaaaaagatcttctgttttgttttctttcttttattcttGGCCAAAGATGTGTGAGATCATTTGAGATGAGTGTGGAACACTCTGCTTGTTAATCTTTACCTGTTCGGATTCTCGGCATATTGCAATTTAGAATGTCATTTTGATCCCTGGGTTTTCTGAGGGATACTGATGGagttgcgtgcgtgtgtgcttgtgtgcgtgtgtgtgtgtacatgtgtgtgtgtgtgcagataaaCAGCTTCATCTGTCTGCTCCGGGGGAAGATCTATGATGCCATGGACAACAGGCCCCTGGCCACGTCCAGCTACAAAGAGGCCTTGAAACTGAATGTGTTCTGCTTCGAAGCTTTCGACCTGCTAACCTCCCACCACATGCTCACAGCACAGGAAGGTATGTCGGTATATATGAAGGTATTCCAGTAAGCTGAgtaagaaatgtaaaatgtaaatgtttagtgTCTGGCTCCTGTATGAGGCTGGAGACGCTGATATCCCTGAGGTGTTGGAGTCTGAGGGCCTCAGGTGCGACCTGCTCCGGGTGCAACCTGCCGGTGTCCTGCTCCTTTGCCCTGAGGGACTCGTGCGTCGTCTTGTCTCTGCAGAAAAGGACTTCCTGGACGCGCTTCCCCTCAGTGAACAGTGCacggaggaggagcaggagcttCTGCGCTTTCTGTTTGAGAACAGGCTGAAGAAGGTGGGCTTTACCTCCTGAGAAAAACCACAGCTTACAGTTCGTTTTTTTGACCGCAGATTTCATTGAGATAAATTTAGCAAATTGTCGGTGCCGTTCTAAAAGTGGAATCTCACTGTTCCCTCACTCGGTGAGTGACCGAGGTCATTGTCAGGGAACATcaactcacggtcctcgagggctgagaactgccgcttttccaccctccctttacctgggtctGGTGTGAAGTCATTCTCAGGTGTGAagtcagtctggccaatcagtcgcTGTAATTCAGTTCTGTAATTACTTCAGTTagtaattttcttttcttcgggagaaaagaaatccagggctggatttggattagaGAGACAAAACTTAATGATTCCTGCTGTATGCAGACAACATTGCAAAAGGTATGCACAACTgcctgtcatttttttaaatataaattctgTGATGCAAGTGTCGTTGACTGAAGTTTTTGCTGTCCCACTAacaagttctctctctctgctcccagtATAACAAGCCCAGCAAGGTGGTCGTCCCGGAAACGGTCAGCGGCCTTCAGGACAACCTGGATGTTGTGGTCTCCCTCGCCGAGAGGCACTATTACAACTGTGACTTTAAAATGTGCTACAAGCTGACGTCTATGTGAGCGCTCCGTCCGTCACCATTAAAACCACACTGCTCCTCTCCCAGCGCTGGGCTTCTGCCATCAACACATCGCTTTATTAACCTTTCAGTCCCCGACCTTACACCTGTTCAACCAATCAAAGTCGCTTGCTTTGATCCCCAGTTAAACTTCTCTACTtcctcaaccaaagccaaaatccccacttcatattgggctcgggactgaaagggtttaCATTTCAGACTGAATGGAGAATACTGTCTGTAGCTTTTTAATGAGAAGGTCTGAGTCTGACTTTGTTTGCGAGACGGATCGTGACGAATCGTTCCTCCTGTTCCAGGGTGATGGTGAAGGATCCATTCCACGCCAGCTGTCTCCCGGTGCACATAGGAACGCTGGTTGAGCTCAGCAAAGCCAACGGTAAGTGTTTTCTGTTCCCGTCCTtatcactgactcactcacacactatgaCTATTTACACCACTGTTTATCTCCACAGAACTCTTTTACCTCTCACATAAATTGGTGGATTTGTACCCAAATAGTCCCGTAAGTAGAGTTTTTGTTTCTTCCACTATACCGATGTTGTTGTGTTTTCCCTGTGTCATAAACGGGTACTAATTCAAGCATCTAGGTGTTGTATGACAGCAGTGACCCATTCTTATTTAAACTTTGTACTTGTCCATACTGCAGAGTGACTTCCTCACCTGAATCTTCCCGCAGGTGTCCTGGTTTGCAGTCGGGTGCTACTATTTAATGGTGGGCCATAAAAACGAGCATGCACGTAGATATCTTAGGTAAGAACCTTTTACACTAGCAAatgtgaatctgaagaaattatccagaatttctattttttgttttatttttgaaataaaatgtatgaaaagcaTATTTGCAGATATTTGGCATTATAATGACTTAtaggagaaaaacaaatgatCCATATCCTTGTCTACAGAATTGAATGTGCAGGCACAGTGGACCGTTTACACAGTGATGTGGGCTTTGTACTGGGGAATATAatggcctgtgtctgtgtctgtgtcccacAGCAAAGCCACCACCCTGGACCGGACGTACGGGCCGGCGTGGATCGCGTACGGTCACTCCTTCGCTGTGGAGAGCGAGCACGACCAGGCCATGGCGGCATACTTCACCGCTGCACAGCTCATGAAAGGGTGGGTGTGTTTCcggggaggtcagaggtcacacacagagtgaaGGCTGCTGGGAGATGGAGTATCAGCCGCTGTGCTGATGTGGCTGATGTGGCTGATGTGACTGTTGCACTAACTGGAATGTTGCTGCCGTATCTCAATGCATGCAGATGtaaccggtgtgtgtgtgtgtgtacacctaCAGATGTAGCATAGATTGATAGATTGTTCATTGTCTGTCCTCATttgccttttaaaataaaaaggtctttgtctgttttgttttttttgtgtgtccgtgtgcgtgtccgtgtgcgtgtccgtgtgcgtgtccgtgtccgtgtccgtgtgcgtgtccgtgtccgtgtgcgtgtccgtgtgcgtgtccgtgtgcgtgtccgtgtgcgtgtccgtgtccgtgtgcgtgtgcgtgtccgtgttgtgcgtgtccgtgtgcgtgtccttgtgtgtgtctgtgttgtgcgtgtccgtgtgcgtgtccgtgtgcgtgtccgtgtgtgtgtctgtgttgtgcgtgtccgtgtgcgtgtccgtgtgcgtgtccgtgtgcgtgtccgtgtgcgtgtccgtgtgtgtccgtggtgtgcgtgtgtaggtgcCACCTCCCCATGCTGTACATTGGGCTGGAGTACGGCCTGACCAAGAACTCCAAACTGGCCGAGCGCTTCTTCAGCCAGGCCCTGAGCATCGCGCCCGAGGACCCCTTCCTCATCCACGAGGTGGCCGTGGTGGCCTTCCAGAACGGAGAGTGAGTGCAGCCTGTCGAGCAGCCCCTGAGGGCTAAGGGGCCCGTGGCCTCACGCCTAAAAATATgtgctgacttttttttttttttttttctcactttgtTTTGCTGTGTGATGGCTCAGCTGGAAGACTGCAGAGAAGCTGTTCCTTGATGCGATGGAGAAAATGAAAGCCATCGGAAATGAGGTAGCTGTGCTTCAGGGTTTTATAATCTGTGAAGTTCTCATTGCttattctctctttttttgaaACATTGATTCTGAATTCTGTTAGAAAAGCCGGTTTGGTTTCTAGTGTGGCCAGTTTGATGTCTGTATTGTAGTATTTCTGATTTTTAGCTCTGTTGTCGGCTTGCTTTCAGGTCACTGTGGACAAATGGGAGCCGTTGCTGAACAACATGGGTCACGTGTGCCGCAAGCTGAAGTAAGCTCATGTCTGTTATCATCACTGTTTGTGATATGAAGTCAGTCTGGCTTTGCACAAGTTAAATACATCAGCGCACACCTGTCAAAACTTCTCATGATGaagttataaatatgcacaagaATAGTGCTTATTAACATATGCTTTTTTGCTTAGCATGTGCTACATGTGTAAagtgcgacatggctcaggcagtaagagcagtcgtctggcagtcggagggttgccggttcgatcccccgcccgggctgtgtcgaagtgtccctgagcgagacacctaacccccaaaatgctcctgacgagctggtcggggccttgcatggcagccaatcgccgtcggtgtgtgagtgtgtgtatgaatgggtgaatggagaagcatcaattgtacagcgcttcggataaaggtgctatataaatgcctgccatttaccgtttaccaaagtagtgtgctttattaatgctttaagggaatttcccccaaaaaCAGGTTTCGCAATTATGGCCAACCACTCGGCACCTCTGGTTTAATACTGTAACAGCCCTGGCAAAGATGGCGGCTGAGAGTCCTATAGCTGTGAATATTGATCTGTAGTGTGCTGAGGTCAGACCTCACGTTGGTCTTTCTCTGCAGGAAGTACGCCCGGGCGCTGGAGTACCACCGGCAGGCCCTGGTGCTCATCCCGCAGCACGCCTCCACGTACTCCGCCATCGGCTACGTGCACAGCCTCATGGGAGATTTTGAGAGCGCCATCGACTACTTTCACACGGTAAGGGCCAACAAGCTTCATACATCTGGTATAACAGTATAACCTCCCCCTAGTTTTTAATCTGATCTGATCCTGCTCTGTATCCAACTCCACAAAATGTCCTTTAAAAAcaaccttttttaaaaaaatgtctttaaatattgctggggcggcacggatggtgcagtgggtagcactggcgcctcacagcaaggaggtcctgggttcaaatccccgtcggccggggcctctctgtgtggagtttgcatgttctccccgtgtctgcgtgggtttcctccgggtactccggtttcctcccacagtccaaagacatgcaagttaggctgattggagagtctaaattgcccataagtatgagtgtgtgagtgaatggtgtgtgtgtgccctgcgatggactggcgacctgtccagggtgtattcctgcctttcgccccaatgtatgctgggataagctccagcccccccacgaccctgttcaggagccggttagaataatgaatgaatgaattaattaattcattaattaatattgctGCATTGTTTTGTCTTCCCTTTGGTGACAGGCACTTGGTCTCAAACGGGACGATTCCTTCTCTGTGACCATGCTCGGCCACTGCATCGAGATGTACATCGGGGAAACGGATGCCTATATCGGTAAGAGGTTGTTTTCACTCTTCCTGGTATTCATTTATCGTACTGTCCTGCAGTATCATGGCCGCCCAGCTTCTCTTTAATGAGCAGAATGAAACTTCTCATTACATATTCATCTCTGGGTGATGTAGTGAGGTGGTAATGGGggctctgggtaatgtagtgagGTTGTAATGGGggctctgggtaatgtagtgatGTGGTAATGGGggctctgggtaatgtagtgagGTGGTAATGGGggctctgggtaatgtagtgagGTGGTAATGGGggctctgggtaatgtagtgagGTGGTAATGGGggctctgggtaatgtagtgagGTGGTAATGGGggctctgggtaatgtagtgagGTGGTAATGGGggctctgggtaatgtagtgagGTGGTAATGGGggctctgggtaatgtagtgagGTGGTAATGGGggctctgggtaatgtagtgagGTGGTAATGGGggctctgggtaatgtagtgagGTGGTAATGGGggctctgggtaatgtagtgagGTGGTAATGGGGGCTCTGGGTAATTTGGTGAGATGGTCATGGGGGCTCTGGGTTGCTGGGCATTGCAGGGACGGACATTAAGGACAAGCCGCGGGGCAGCCTGAACACGCCGGCGCTGATCGAGGTGTTGAACACGTCGGCGGACGGCAGTGAGGCTCGCACCACGCAGCCCCTGGAGGAGAGCGGCATCATGGCGCTGGAGACCTCGCCCGCCAACCCCGAGAAGCCGGCCGACACCCCCTTCCCCCGCACCCTGTCCCCCTCCGAGCTCTCCTTCCCCCGCTCGCTACCCCCGGACTGCTTCATGTACGAGAGTGACATGATGCTGGAGACCTCCATGTCCGACACCAGCATGTGACCGCCTCGGATTGGCCGAAGATTccagccccgcccacctccCTGTGTATGGGCTGTGGTCTCCTGGGAaacggacccccccccccccccccccccaatgactGACCGGGACGGACAGAGCCCCCTGTGTGGCCCACCTGTGGATTTtcactttgaataaataaactgaGCAATGCACTGTTCTgtgcttttgtttcttttgaaacATACAATAAAAGTTTATTAAAGGATAGGCCCTTGAGATTAAACCATCTCGTTAGTACTGTATTTCACCTACCATACGGGGAACAATAGACCAGACCAGCGAATACGGGTACTTTGGCGTAATCGGATATTTGACCTAAATTAGCTGTCTTGGCAACAATATCCGATCTTTTCCTCGAGAACAATATCCTCGAGAAGGGGCGTGGCTATGGCGGTGACTCGCCGGCCTGGTCTGTCCTTGTCTCTGCGATTGTGTTAAATTAAGTCTTTCGCAAAGAttctgctttcatttttttgagatGGTAAAACACACACGATGGTAAAACTCTCAGATTTGTCTAAACTCCAACAGCAGTAAATACAGAATGATGTTAGCTATGCAGGGAGGAGAATAGAATTTCACATTTTGGCTGGAGCTCTTGTGGACAATACTGGCGTATTTTATGCACCGTATTCTTACAGACAACCTACACATTGTCATTTTACATATGTGACATAGACTGagaagttttgtttttgtttttcgttgtGGGATGTCGGGTAACCACGACAACCTACTCTTCCTGGCCGTCAGAGttgattaaattatatttcttggCCATTGTCCTGTGATCCGTACTCCACCACGGTAGATGGCGCTATGAAACTAATCCTGATGAGGAACTTGCCTGTGTTTGACGGCGTTTCCTGTGGAAGTCCCTCCTCAAACCCGATGAGGTCAGTGTCTCTGTTTTTGTGGGGGTTGTCGACAGGAGTGGACCCGAAGGCAAATACTGAacttaaacaataaaaaatacgTTTCTAATCAGGTTACACGGAAAACATACATCATGTCAGATACGGTAAGTGTGCGTTGGTTTACGCGCAAATTAATGAAGCCGACTACACTAACGGGCTTCGGTGGCTAGTCAGGCCGAGTAGAATTTACAACgatctagccagctagctaacatcTCGTTATTAGCTGATTCCGCCTAACTAGCAAACGTTATATTGCTTGTTAGACTTTGAATGGCAATTAATGCAGTCTTGTAACTAGCTAGATTCGGTATCTAAATGAAATTTCTGTCGAAACCATCTTTGCTGCGAGGTGTTTATATTAGCAAGCTAGCCTGCTGGTCCCAACCAGTCCATAACATAGCGAACACACTGGATTTTTAACGTCAACTCGCGGCTGATGAACGGTAACCCTTTAGCTTGTTTGCTTGCTACCCAGCCAAACGGTTGTGGCATCCGAGAAAGCACGCTGTGTTATTTTTCAGTTCGGTGTTGTGTAGCTAGTGAgcctgctagctagctagctgggtCACGTTGAACATGACAATACAAGGTAGAAAGCTATAAGATAATTCAATAAATTGTTGAGAATTAATTGGTAGCTACTAGGCTGCTACTATTCTCGGTTGTCAATGAGATCATTTAGACAAGAAGGCTTTGTATCATTGCCCGTGCCACTGCTTGGATAACTGAATCTGTCTGTCATCATGACTCATAAGACGCTGTGTTTATATGGTTCAGATTCTCGTCCATGTTTGGGTCCAGTAGCGCTAACTGATTTTATGTTTGCCTGTGCTTGCTGGCTAGGGAGCTAGATTCGTCAGGATTTTGACAGTTAACACTGACATTCTTGTGTTAAAATGGCATTTACACTAGGTGAATTGTTGGTTTGTTAAATAGAGTGGGCAGAAGTCTGCCAAATAGTGCGATGTGTTTTTCTAGAAACATTTAAGTCGGTTTTAAGTTGCACCCAAATGTTGCAGGAGACGAAACCGTCCAGCCAGGACGCAGGAGACAAGAAGGATGGGGAGTACATCAAACTGAAGGTGATTGGCCAGGTAAGAGCAGGTTGGCGGGGGCTGAGTGATGTCATGTCTTTGGACCCCGGGTTTAAGTGGctgtgtagcctacattttacatttacattttagtcatttggcagacgcttgtAATCCAAAGTGCTCCTCAGCagttgtgttttcagtctgcgtcaaaa
This region of Conger conger chromosome 17, fConCon1.1, whole genome shotgun sequence genomic DNA includes:
- the cdc16 gene encoding cell division cycle protein 16 homolog isoform X1, translating into MNLERLRKLVRQYIDQQEYQSALFFADKIASLSHEDPQDIYWLAQCLYLTSQYHRASHALRSRKLDKSYAACQYLAAKCHYAAKEYQQALDILDMEEPASRRLLDRTVKEEAGLREASQDWGMSTASINSFICLLRGKIYDAMDNRPLATSSYKEALKLNVFCFEAFDLLTSHHMLTAQEEKDFLDALPLSEQCTEEEQELLRFLFENRLKKYNKPSKVVVPETVSGLQDNLDVVVSLAERHYYNCDFKMCYKLTSMVMVKDPFHASCLPVHIGTLVELSKANELFYLSHKLVDLYPNSPVSWFAVGCYYLMVGHKNEHARRYLSKATTLDRTYGPAWIAYGHSFAVESEHDQAMAAYFTAAQLMKGCHLPMLYIGLEYGLTKNSKLAERFFSQALSIAPEDPFLIHEVAVVAFQNGDWKTAEKLFLDAMEKMKAIGNEVTVDKWEPLLNNMGHVCRKLKKYARALEYHRQALVLIPQHASTYSAIGYVHSLMGDFESAIDYFHTALGLKRDDSFSVTMLGHCIEMYIGETDAYIGTDIKDKPRGSLNTPALIEVLNTSADGSEARTTQPLEESGIMALETSPANPEKPADTPFPRTLSPSELSFPRSLPPDCFMYESDMMLETSMSDTSM
- the cdc16 gene encoding cell division cycle protein 16 homolog isoform X2, with protein sequence MNLERLRKLVRQYIDQQEYQSALFFADKIASLSHDPQDIYWLAQCLYLTSQYHRASHALRSRKLDKSYAACQYLAAKCHYAAKEYQQALDILDMEEPASRRLLDRTVKEEAGLREASQDWGMSTASINSFICLLRGKIYDAMDNRPLATSSYKEALKLNVFCFEAFDLLTSHHMLTAQEEKDFLDALPLSEQCTEEEQELLRFLFENRLKKYNKPSKVVVPETVSGLQDNLDVVVSLAERHYYNCDFKMCYKLTSMVMVKDPFHASCLPVHIGTLVELSKANELFYLSHKLVDLYPNSPVSWFAVGCYYLMVGHKNEHARRYLSKATTLDRTYGPAWIAYGHSFAVESEHDQAMAAYFTAAQLMKGCHLPMLYIGLEYGLTKNSKLAERFFSQALSIAPEDPFLIHEVAVVAFQNGDWKTAEKLFLDAMEKMKAIGNEVTVDKWEPLLNNMGHVCRKLKKYARALEYHRQALVLIPQHASTYSAIGYVHSLMGDFESAIDYFHTALGLKRDDSFSVTMLGHCIEMYIGETDAYIGTDIKDKPRGSLNTPALIEVLNTSADGSEARTTQPLEESGIMALETSPANPEKPADTPFPRTLSPSELSFPRSLPPDCFMYESDMMLETSMSDTSM